DNA from Mesorhizobium loti R88b:
TTGAAGGCCAAGGTTCCCGTCGCCATCGTATTGCTCGATGCCTGTCGAACCAATCCGTTCCCGCCAGGCGCAACCATCACCACAGCCTCCGGCCCGGCGCCCGTCGCCGCTGCCGGGCTCAACCTGACGCGCGGAGCTGCCCCTCTTGCCGATACCACTGATGCACCGCAGAGGCTGGGCGAGGTGATCGGCTTTGCCGCCGAACCCGGCCACGCCGCGCTCGACGGCGATTCTGGCGGCAACAGCCCGTATGCCGCGGCCCTGCTGAAACATCTTGCCGCTGGCGGCTTTGCCTTCGGTGACGTGATGACGATGGTGGCCGAAGAGGTTTATGTACAGACCGGCGGCCGCCAGCGGCCATGGACCAATGCCAGCCTGCGCCGGCTGCTCTATTTCGGCCTGTCGCCGGAACAGGTGACGGGTGACGATGCCGCCATCCGCGGCGAGCACCGCAAGCTGCTGCTCACCATCGCCACCACACCTCCTGACACCAGGCGTATCGTCGAAGCCGCGGCTAACTCAGAAGCTATTCCGCTCGGAACGCTCTATGGTCTGCTAGCCGCTCTTGGCACCGATGTGCCGAGCGACCCGCGCGAACTGGACCGGCTGCTGCGCGGCCAGACCGAGTATCTCAAGACGATCATTGCGGAAAGGCAGGCGCTGAAGAGCACTGACGTGGACATCGTGCGCTTGTCGAAGCTCGCCGAACAGGCGCTTGCCGATGGTGCGGTGACAGCAGCGATCCAGTTTCAGCAACAGGCCAAAGCGCGCGTTGCGCAACTGTCCAAAACCGTCGATCAGGCGGAGGCCGACGTGAAAGCCAGGCGGATCGAATTCGCGGAAGTCTATAGCCGTAGCGGCGATACCTACTTCCTCGCCTTCCAGCAGATGAAGGCCGCCGACGATTATCGAAAGGCGTTCGAGGAGGTGAAGAAATGGGACGCGAACCTCGCCTGGCATTACAAGCTGGCGCAAGCCAATGCCATCCGCGCTTATGGCACGTTTCGCGGCGACAACAAGGCATTGCAGGTTTCGATGCGAACCTTTGCCGAAGCCGCCAAGCTGCTTCCCCAGGATCGCCTGACACCGCAATTGGTGATGACCCAGAACGATTTAGGCGTGGCGATGTATATGTACGGGGAGCGCCAGGGCGACTCCGCATCGCTGGAGCAAGCGGTCGGCATCTTCTCCCGCATCGTCTCCAGCGGAATCAAACAGGTTGATCCTTCGCTCTGGGCAGAGACCCAATCCAATCTCGGCACTACGTTGATATCGCTTGGAACGCGCAAGAGCGGACCAGAGCAATATCAGCAGGCGGCCGTGGCTTTCCGCTCCGCCCAGCAGGTGATTTCGCGGGCGCAGCAACCTCTCAAATGGGCTCTGGCGCGCCGCGGCGAGGCAGACGCGGAGGCCTGGATCGGCCTGCGTGGCAATGATCCCGACCGGTCGCGCGAGGCCGTCAATGCCTATGAGGACGTCCTGACGACGCTGACCCGCGACCTCGACCCACTGTCCTGGGCTGCGGTCCAGGATAGCCTCGGCAGTGCGCTATGGGCGATTGGCGATCGGCTGGATGGTAGTGAGTTGCTGCAACAGGCCGTACAAGCCTATACCGCTGCACTCAGCGAAAACACTCGTGAGCGCGTGCCTCTCTGGTGGGCCGCGGGCCAGAACAATTTGGGCAATGCGCTCAGCTCGCTCGGTCAGAGAGAGCCAGGCACGCAAAGCCTGGAGCTGGCGGCCGACGCCTATCGCGGCGCGCTGGAAGAATGGACACGCGAGCGAGACCCCTACGACTGGGCAACCGCGCACAACAATCTGGGGCACACCCTTGTGATAACCGGCCAGCGGTCCGGAAACGACTCGACTATCGAGTCCGGAATTGCCTCCTATCAGGAAGCTTTGAAGGAATGGACCCGCCAGAGCGCGCCGCTGCAATGGGCCTCCCTACAGGGCGGCCTCGGCATAGCGCTGCTCGGTCTCGGCCGCGATAGGGCGGATGAAAAGCTTCTCCGGGACGCGCGGCAGGCGACGCAGCTGGCCTGGACGTTCTACCGTGAGGCCGGTTACCCGCAATTTGAAACGTCTTTTAGGGATCGCATGGCCGAGATCGATCAGGCGCTGGCTTCATTGAAATAGCATGCGCTGCTGGTTCGACGCAGCTTTTCCAGACGGTGGCGACACGAAGAACGCGCGATCCGAGCGGCCTGCCGCCGACGCGCTCGGACTTGTATTCACCATAGCGGTCAATCAATACCGATTGGTGGCGGCGTTGAGGCCCTACGAAGATGTCGTGCAATCGGCGCACACCATCTTGTCTGGTTGTGCGGTTTCGAGGACCATTAACGGACAGTCCGCTTGCGGCCCCAAAATGCTCGTCGAATAGTTCTACAATTCGCGATCGATTGGCGGTCGCCAGCTGGCGACCTTCAGCTGGCGACGGGTATCATTCTAGATCTTGTCGGCAAGTATGACGCCGCTGATGCCGTAGGCGCGGCGCGTCTGTTCAACAGCCTCTGGCCTGACATCGATCAGCAGCGCGATGATGTCACCGTCGGGATGTTCGAGAACGTCGCCGAGTTCGATCAGGGTCCAGCCAAGCGCGCGCAGCCGTTTTGGCCAAAATGTCTCGCACACCACGCTGATCTGTCGAATCCCCAAGCTTCTCCGTGACCAGCCGTTCAAGCAGCGGGACGTCCTGCAGCCACCCACCGTCGTCCGACTGGAACAGATCGCGCAGCACTTCGCCGCCTGCCGCCTCATAGTGCTCCAAACCGATGAACGCAGCCCGCTTGTCGGAGGCGCGCACTGTGTTCTCGGTCAGCACGCGCCGGATCTGGTATGGCTCTTTCGACCAACTGTTCTTGATCGCCTCCCAGACCTGCTCCTGTCGGATGTGGTCGTTGCTGACGGAGAATGCTTCGAGTTGGGCGATCGTCATGCCGTCATCGGCGTAAATCACAAGGAGCGCCGGCGACACTGCGGTGAGCTTGAGACGCTGCTTCACCAAGCTGGTCGAGATGAAGAACGCGGCTGCGATCTCCTCCTCCGACATGCCTTTGTCAAGCATGTCCTTGAACGCGCGATATTGGTCCAAGGGATGGAGCGGTGCGTGTTCGACGTTTTCGGCCAGCGAGATCTCTTCGGCGAGGATTGACCCAGACGGATCGCCCACGACACAGGGAACAGATGCGGTCTTGGCAAACCGTTTCTGTTTCACAAGCATCTCGAGTGCGCGGTAGCGGCGCCCTCCGGCGGGGATCTCGAACATTCCGGTCTCCTCGCCGCCGGCATCGAGTACGGGACGAACATGAATGCCTTGGATCAGACCGCGCCGGGCGATCGAGGCCGCGAGTTCCTCTATTGAGACGCCGGCCTTGATACGTCTGACGTTGGTCTGGGCGAGCACTAGCTTGTTAAAAGGAATGTCGCGCGAAGGCGACAGGGTGATCTTCTGAACGGCGTTGGCCATCGAGGTTTCTCCACGACGGGCCGCCGAGAGCCTCTCTCTCAGCCTTGAACCCGTCACGAAATCCCTCCAACCCTCTCCCTCTCCTGCCAGCACGTTCCGGCACGCCGTTGATCGGCAGCCGACGTGACATAGCGGGCACGCTTGGAAAGGCTTGTCGCCGTCAACGCGTTTTCCGCACGAACCGACAATGAGAGGCGATCGATGAAACGCGGCTAGCACTTGACACCTCGGCCGATGGGCAGGGCCGCAGAGGCGGAACCCTGCGAGCTCAAGGCAGCCGCTCCGTGGTCGACGGGACCGTGATTGCGCTGGTCTGGTCAACGAAAGGTTATGCTGCCTTTCTATCGTTGGCTGTGCCCAACTCGATGGATGCTCCGACCTCTTCCGGCAGTTGGCCAAGAAGCCACTCCGCCGCCTTACTGGCCTGGCTGGCGGCACGAACAATGGCGCGATTGTCCTCGCGCAGAACCTCTAACCATGAACCGATATAGTCCGCATGCCGAACCGTGGGCACGATGCCCAAGGCCGCGCAGCAGAAGGCCGCGTTGATCTCTGCCACGAGTTCCTCGAACGCATATTTCCTGGAGGCGATAGAACCAGAGAATTTGCGATCCAGGCGTGAACTGTGACCGGTGGCATGTCCGAGCTCATGCAAAGCTGTGCGATGCCAATTGATCGGCTCGAAGTAAGCTTGGGGCGGAGGCACCTGTATATAATCGTGGGCAGGCACATAGAACGCCTTGTCGCCGCCAATACGGAAGTCGATACCGGTAGCCTTGATCAGCGCCTCGACGCGCGGTTCGATCAGGCTTGCCACCGGCGGCGGAGCCGAAGCTGCGACTTCGTCAGGTAGCCCTTCACATTGCTCGATGTTGAAAACGGTGAAGCGCTTGAGGAACGGGATGGCTTGAGCATCCTCGCCTGTCTCGCGAGCGCGCTTCTTCTCATGATCCGGGACAAAACGATCGGCATAAACGACCGTTGTTCCGTGCTCGCCTCTGCGGACGTTCCCGCCGAGCGCGAACGCCTGTCGATAGGTTATCCAACTCTGTGTTGGGAACCCGCGTTCGACGACGGCACCCCAGAGGATAGGCACGTTGATCCCGCTGTACGCGCGATGCGTGCTGGCATTCTGCGGCAGGGAAAGCGACGCTTTTGCCGCGGACGTCCCCCATGGCTGAACCCAAGGAAAGCGACCCGCTTCCGGCTCGGCAATTATCTTGCCGGTGATCTCGTCATAGAGGTTCGACCGGTCGGCGACGGCATGGGTTCGATTGGTCCGGACAGACATTGCGGTTCTCCGCGACAGGCGCCGAAGGCCTCTCCTTCCGCTTTCAACCCGTCGCGACTCTCCGTCGGGAGAGCCCCTACTCTCCCGACCAATGTGAAAAAGGGCGTACAAGGCGGAAGCACCGAAATGTCCGTCAGCGGGAATAAGTCAGTTCGGTGCTGGAGCAGGTTCGTGGCCCTGAGACCGGTTCAACAGGGCGGCCGAAGGAGCATCAGCATAGCGCCGCCGTGAGGCGGGATGCGGGACCGACCGCCCCCGGCGAAGGGCGCCATATGAACTTTGCTCGCTAACTTGACCGCAGAGCAGGCAGCGATCCGCCGCGCATGACGCATGGTCGATCCGGGTCACAGCTAACCCTCACCGGCCGATATGTACGAAATGACCGCCCTGCATACGCTTGCCGGCTTTCGCCATTTCCATCCCTGAAGACCATCAGCTTCAATCGTCTGCTTAGCGATGGAGGAATGGCGCCATGACTGGTCCCGGGAAAAGTGCAACAAAGCGGACGATCCGCCGCAAGGAGCTGCGCGAAATCGTACCTCTGGCCGACAGCACAATCTATGAAATGGAACAACGCGGGCAATTTCCACGACGCTTCGCTCTCACCCCTCGGTGCGTGGTTTGGGATCTGGCCGAAGTAGAAGCCTGGCTGCAGGCTCGCAGGGCAGTTCCGATCCCCCGAGCGAGTCCTCCTGATGTGCGTTTACGGAAAACCTCTCCGGTCAGAGCGCGAGATCGGGCACAAATGCCGTAAGCATAGGTGGACGACCGCCACTGTGCGGTGTCGATAAGCAATCCGTTCGGATACATTTGCCGCTGCGGCGGACGCATGGAGCCGCAAAGCCCACTGGGCAAGTCGCTCCAACACCCGGTTTGGGCTTCACATAGGCGTCCATGAAACCAGGTTGAGCGGCCGCGAACGTCGAAAGCCGCTAACCTGACATCCGGCACATCTGTGGTGACATCTATTCTGCTGAAGATCAGCGATGGTCATGTCGGCACGATCACGCCAGCGGCATGACGCCGATGATGATGGCGATGATGATCACGAGCAAAAGCGCGTTCGGCTTGCTGCTATGATCGGCATGATGCCGTCCGAAGTCACGGTCATCACACCCTTGAAAACAGCCACTATATAAGCTATTTTCTTCACAATGGCTCCAAACGGCTAATTTGTGAGGCGAAAATGATTGACCTGAACGATCTTGGCAATGAGATCAAGAATGCCAGAAAGCAGCGCAAGCTGACACGGGAAAAGCTCGCCGAACTTTCCGGGCTCAGTCGGGCGAGGATCGAGGCGCTTGAGAACGGCAGGGTATCCGACATGGGTTTCAAAGGCGTGCTCACGCTTATGAACATTGTAGGGCTCGATTTCCGGCTGACGACCTTCAACAACAAGCGCCCCACACTGGAAGACATCATGGAGGAAGACGATGCTGCGCGTCTGGGTAGGTAGCAAGCCAGTCGGCGTCTTGGACAGATCCGGCAAGCGTGGCTCGACTTTCGTGTACGATGTGAAGACCGACGGCCGCGACGCGGTGTCGCTCACAATGCCCAAGCGGACCGAATCATGGAATTCGGAGTTCGGGCTCCTTCCCATTTTCGACATGAACCTTCCTGAGGGGGCACTTGAAGGGAAGATCCGGGCGGCCTTCGCGAAGGCATTAGGCCACTTCGACGACATCGACCTGCTGGCCGTTGTCGGCCGGTCGCAGATCGGCCGTGTCCGCTTCACTGGTATGGACGAGGAGCTGGTGGAGGATGTCCCTTTCCGAAGCATTGACGACCTGCTGCGCGCCCGTCGGGCGGGCGATCTCTATAACGAGCTCCTGGAAACATACGCAGTCCATTCAGGGGTCGCTGGAGTGCAGCCGAAGGTCCTGGTGCGAGCCAGAGAAGATGATCCTGACGGACGCCAGTCGCTCAGCGTCCGCGGCGCTACCCACATCGTCAAAATGTGGGATCCCGCCGAGTATCCCGAATTGGCTGCAAATGAGTTCTTCTGCCTTATGGCAGCTCGGCAAGTTGGTCTCGAGGTGCCGGACTTCCGGCTATCCGAGGATGGTCTGGCTCTCGTGGTCGAGAGATTCGATCTGACCGACGGCTCGTACTCCGGATATGAGGACTTCTGTGCGCTGAACGGCGTAACCAGCAAGGACAAGTACAACGGAGGGTACGAAACAAAGCTCTTCAAGCGGATCAGAGAGTTCGTTTCTCCCGAAAATGCCGCAGGGTCATTGGAAGTCGCCTTCCGCCTGTTTGTGATTAACTGCGGCATCCGTAATGGCGACGCACACCTGAAGAATTTCGGCGTCGTTTACAAAGACGCGGACAGTCCGGTGCAGCTGGCTCCCGTGTATGACCTCATCACGACAAGGGCCTACATCAAGAACGATGCAATGGCGCTCACCCTCGACGGCTCCACCGCGTGGCCCGACCGAAAGAGGCTTGACCGTTTGGGCGTCACCCGCGCGAACCTCCGACCGAGGCGCGTAGCGGAGATCGTAGAGCAGACCTGCGACGCGCTCTCAGACGTTTCCGGAAGGGTGAAGGCCTATTTTGAAGAGTCCCGTTTCCCTGAGGTCGGCGCAAAGATGCTCAGGGAATGGCAGGCTGGAGTGTGCTCCCTTTGCGAGGGAAAGACGATGCACCTGATGGGCACTTTAGACAAAACACCTCCGAACAACGACTAGAATATCAGCTTTTTTACGGCAATCGGAATGCAATAGCCAATATTCAAGCTGTTTTGATTGAAGCGCTGTAGACTCCACCGCGGGCTTGCAGCCGTCGCTCAAGACCAATTCTCCAAGCATTAGGCCGGTATGGGCTCGTCCAGTTAAAGAGCCGGATCGGGTGCCAGGATCGGCATCGATGGCGGGATGAGCGTGGGGACGAACTTCTTGCCATCGACCCAGGCATCGACGATGTCGGACCATTCCTGCATCATGTGGCGGCGTTGAACTTCATATTCGGCCTTGTTGTAGACACCACGCGACGAGCGCCCGTCCTCGTGCGCCAGGCATTTCTCGATCCAATCGCTGTTGAAGCCGAGCTCATTCAACAGGGTCGAGCCCGTTCACCGCAGGTCATGAACCGTAAACGGCTCCAGAGGCAGTCCGCTCGCCTTCGCCCGTTCGACGACTGCGTAGGTGATCCTATTAAACGTGGCACGCGACATCGGGGCGTCCGCATCGTACCGCGACGGAAGAAGGTATCTGGAATTTCCAGCACAGGTCTTCAGGGCAATCATGATGTCGAGCGCTTGGCGTGACAGGTAGACGTTGTGCGCCTTAGAGCGCTTCATCCGCTCCTTCGGGATCGTCCAGACCGCATTCTCGAAATCGACCTCGTCCCATACCGCGTCCTGCAGCTCGCTCTTGCGCACCATGGTGAGCAGATAAAGCCGCATGCCCAAACGGATCGTGGGAATTGTAGCGACGTGCTCCAATTGCTTCAGCATCACGCGAATTTCTGAGGGCGAAAGCGATCGGTCCTTAGGCACGAAAGTAGCGATTGACGCGGGCCCAACTTCATCCGCCGGATTGGCCACCTTCTCGCCGTGCAAAATCGCGAAGCCGTAGATTTGCTTCAGGATGTCTCGAACATGGATGGCGGTCGCCGGGGCGCCACGCTCAACGATAGCGCCGCAATGAGCCCGCAGGTCATCCGGCGTAATCTCCGTCAGCAGGCGATTGCGCCAAGT
Protein-coding regions in this window:
- a CDS encoding caspase family protein, with protein sequence MPPAAANDARPMRGVALVIGESRYYNLPLLPNPANDARAVDRLLGELGFDVTSVTDGDKAKLDRSLQRFVEDAAGADVALLYYSGHGIEAGGENYMVPVSADPSSLTDAGKTLVPLSSLLAELKAKVPVAIVLLDACRTNPFPPGATITTASGPAPVAAAGLNLTRGAAPLADTTDAPQRLGEVIGFAAEPGHAALDGDSGGNSPYAAALLKHLAAGGFAFGDVMTMVAEEVYVQTGGRQRPWTNASLRRLLYFGLSPEQVTGDDAAIRGEHRKLLLTIATTPPDTRRIVEAAANSEAIPLGTLYGLLAALGTDVPSDPRELDRLLRGQTEYLKTIIAERQALKSTDVDIVRLSKLAEQALADGAVTAAIQFQQQAKARVAQLSKTVDQAEADVKARRIEFAEVYSRSGDTYFLAFQQMKAADDYRKAFEEVKKWDANLAWHYKLAQANAIRAYGTFRGDNKALQVSMRTFAEAAKLLPQDRLTPQLVMTQNDLGVAMYMYGERQGDSASLEQAVGIFSRIVSSGIKQVDPSLWAETQSNLGTTLISLGTRKSGPEQYQQAAVAFRSAQQVISRAQQPLKWALARRGEADAEAWIGLRGNDPDRSREAVNAYEDVLTTLTRDLDPLSWAAVQDSLGSALWAIGDRLDGSELLQQAVQAYTAALSENTRERVPLWWAAGQNNLGNALSSLGQREPGTQSLELAADAYRGALEEWTRERDPYDWATAHNNLGHTLVITGQRSGNDSTIESGIASYQEALKEWTRQSAPLQWASLQGGLGIALLGLGRDRADEKLLRDARQATQLAWTFYREAGYPQFETSFRDRMAEIDQALASLK
- a CDS encoding ArdC family protein, with the protein product MSVRTNRTHAVADRSNLYDEITGKIIAEPEAGRFPWVQPWGTSAAKASLSLPQNASTHRAYSGINVPILWGAVVERGFPTQSWITYRQAFALGGNVRRGEHGTTVVYADRFVPDHEKKRARETGEDAQAIPFLKRFTVFNIEQCEGLPDEVAASAPPPVASLIEPRVEALIKATGIDFRIGGDKAFYVPAHDYIQVPPPQAYFEPINWHRTALHELGHATGHSSRLDRKFSGSIASRKYAFEELVAEINAAFCCAALGIVPTVRHADYIGSWLEVLREDNRAIVRAASQASKAAEWLLGQLPEEVGASIELGTANDRKAA
- a CDS encoding helix-turn-helix transcriptional regulator; this translates as MTGPGKSATKRTIRRKELREIVPLADSTIYEMEQRGQFPRRFALTPRCVVWDLAEVEAWLQARRAVPIPRASPPDVRLRKTSPVRARDRAQMP
- a CDS encoding helix-turn-helix domain-containing protein, with product MIDLNDLGNEIKNARKQRKLTREKLAELSGLSRARIEALENGRVSDMGFKGVLTLMNIVGLDFRLTTFNNKRPTLEDIMEEDDAARLGR
- a CDS encoding type II toxin-antitoxin system HipA family toxin, which produces MLRVWVGSKPVGVLDRSGKRGSTFVYDVKTDGRDAVSLTMPKRTESWNSEFGLLPIFDMNLPEGALEGKIRAAFAKALGHFDDIDLLAVVGRSQIGRVRFTGMDEELVEDVPFRSIDDLLRARRAGDLYNELLETYAVHSGVAGVQPKVLVRAREDDPDGRQSLSVRGATHIVKMWDPAEYPELAANEFFCLMAARQVGLEVPDFRLSEDGLALVVERFDLTDGSYSGYEDFCALNGVTSKDKYNGGYETKLFKRIREFVSPENAAGSLEVAFRLFVINCGIRNGDAHLKNFGVVYKDADSPVQLAPVYDLITTRAYIKNDAMALTLDGSTAWPDRKRLDRLGVTRANLRPRRVAEIVEQTCDALSDVSGRVKAYFEESRFPEVGAKMLREWQAGVCSLCEGKTMHLMGTLDKTPPNND